The Rhinoderma darwinii isolate aRhiDar2 chromosome 8, aRhiDar2.hap1, whole genome shotgun sequence genome has a window encoding:
- the LHX3 gene encoding LIM/homeobox protein Lhx3, with amino-acid sequence MDHALKEITPSKESASADMLFALLAQNEDLRKEIPLCAGCNQHIMDRFILKVLDRHWHSKCLKCNDCQIQLAEKCFSRGDSVYCKDDFFKRFGTKCAACQQGIPPTQVVRRAQEYVYHLHCFSCIVCKRQLATGDEFYLMEDSRLVCKADYETAKQREAESTAKRPRTTITAKQLETLKNAYNNSPKPARHVREQLSSETGLDMRVVQVWFQNRRAKEKRLKKDAGRQRWGQYFRNMKRSRGNSKSDKDSIQEEGPDSDAEVSFTDEPTISEMNHSNGIYNSLNETSPVLGRQAGSNGPFSLEHGGIPAADQYHDLRSNSPYGIPQSPASLQPMPGHQPLISSLGFPDAGLSIMAQGGQGVPPSMRVLGANGPSSDLSTGSSGGYPDFPTSPASWLDEVDHAQF; translated from the exons ATGGATCATGCATTAAAAGAGATAACACCCAGCAAGGAGTCTGCTAGTGCTGACATGTTGTTTGCTCTTCTGGCTCAGAATGAAGACCTGAGGAAAG AAATCCCTTTGTGTGCCGGCTGCAATCAACACATCATGGACAGATTTATTCTTAAAGTGTTGGACAGACACTGGCACAGTAAATGTCTCAAGTGCAATGACTGTCAGATCCAGCTGGCCGAGAAGTGCTTCAGCAGAGGGGACAGCGTCTACTGCAAAGATGACTTCTTTAA GAGGTTTGGGACAAAATGTGCAGCTTGCCAACAAGGAATTCCACCCACCCAGGTGGTGAGGCGCGCCCAAGAATATGTATACCACCTGCATTGCTTTTCCTGTATTGTGTGTAAAAGGCAGCTAGCCACCGGTGATGAGTTCTACCTAATGGAGGACAGCAGGCTGGTCTGCAAGGCCGACTATGAAACAGCAAAACAGAGAG AAGCAGAATCAACAGCCAAAAGGCCAAGGACGACCATTACTGCGAAGCAGCTGGAGACGCTGAAAAATGCCTATAACAACTCCCCAAAACCTGCCAGACACGTCAGAGAACAGCTGTCATCTGAGACAGGCCTGGATATGAGAGTGGTGCAG GTCTGGTTCCAAAATAGAAGAGCGAAAGAGAAAAGGTTAAAAAAGGATGCTGGGAGACAAAGATGGGGGCAGTATTTCAGAAACATGAAACGGTCGAGAGGAAATTCTAAATCTGATAAGGATAGTATTCAGGAAGAAGGTCCGGACAGCGACGCAGAAGTTTCTTTTACAG ATGAGCCCACCATCTCAGAAATGAACCATTCCAATGGGATTTATAACAGTTTAAATGAAACGTCTCCAGTTTTGGGTAGACAGGCTGGAAGCAATGGTCCCTTCTCATTGGAACATGGTGGCATCCCAGCTGCAGACCAATATCATGACCTAAGATCCAACAGCCCCTATGGAATACCTCAGTCTCCAGCATCATTACAGCCAATGCCAGGCCACCAGCCGTTGATTTCAAGCTTGGGATTCCCAGATGCTGGATTGAGTATAATGGCTCAAGGTGGGCAAGGAGTGCCACCTTCCATGAGAGTATTAGGAGCTAATGGACCAAGTTCTGATCTCTCTACTGGCAGTAGTGGTGGATACCCAGATTTTCCCACCAGTCCTGCTTCTTGGTTAGATGAAGTTGACCATGCTCAGTTTTGA